A stretch of Vulpes lagopus strain Blue_001 chromosome 20, ASM1834538v1, whole genome shotgun sequence DNA encodes these proteins:
- the MRPL39 gene encoding 39S ribosomal protein L39, mitochondrial, with protein MAARAWGLRLGRAAPGGGLGWRWIAASPASRLSPAELIEMRNDLFNKEKTRQLSLTPRTEKIEVKHVGKTDPGTVFVMNKNVSTPYSCAMHLSEWYCRKSILALVDGQPWDMYKPLTKSCEIEFLTFKDPDPGEVNKAYWRSCAMMMGCVIERAFKDEYVVSLIRAPEVPVICGAFCYDVVLDKRLDEWMPTKENLRSLTKDARALIYKDLPFETLEVEAKVALEIFQHNKYKMDFIEEKASQNPERIVKLHRFGDFIDVSEGPLIPRTSICFQYEVSAVHNLQANQLNLVRRFQGLSLPVHLKAHFTIWHKLLERSRKMVTEDQTKPTEESAST; from the exons ATGGCCGCGCGGGCCTGGGGGCTGCGCCTCGGGCGGGCCGCCCCCGGTGGCGGGCTTGGCTGGA GATGGATAGCAGCATCCCCAGCGTCTCGCCTGTCACCGGCAGAACTGATAGAAATGCGGAATGACCtctttaataaagagaaaaccaGGCAGTTATCGTTAACTCCTCGGACTGAGAAGATCGAAGTCAAGCACGTTGGGAAAACGGACCCTGGCACGGTCTTTGTGATGAACAAAAACGTTTCCACGCCTTACAGTTGTGCTATGC ATTTAAGTGAGTGGTACTGCAGGAAGTCCATCCTGGCTCTTGTGGACGGACAGCCTTGGGACATGTATAAGCCTTTGACCAAATCCTGTGAAATTGAATTTCTTACTTTCAAAGATCCTGATCCAGGAGAAGTGAATAAG gctTATTGGCGTTCTTGTGCCATGATGATGGGCTGTGTGATAGAGAGGGCATTCAAAGATGAATATGTCGTCAGTTTGATCAGAGCTCCAGAAGTTCCTG TAATCTGTGGAGCCTTCTGCTATGATGTAGTTCTGGATAAGAGACTTGATGAGTGGATGCCAACAAAA GAGAACCTACGTTCCCTCACAAAAGATGCTCGTGCTTTAATTTATAAAGATCTTCCATTTGAAACTCTGGAAGTGGAAGCAAAAGTGGCATTAGAAATATTTCAGCACAACAA GTACAAAATGGATTTCATAGAAGAGAAggcatctcagaaccctgagagaATAGTTAAGCTACACAG ATTTGGTGACTTCATTGATGTGAGTGAGGGTCCTCTCATTCCAAGAACTAGTATTTGTTTCCAGTATGAAGTGTCAGCAGTTCATAATCTTCAAGCCAACCAGTTGAATCTTGTACGAAGATTCCAGGGTCTGTCTTTACCTGTACACTTAAAA gCACATTTTACTATATGGCATAAACTATTGGAAAGATCTCGGAAAATG GTAACTGAAGATCAAACTAAACCTACAGAGGAAAGTGCATCGACCTAG